The Lysobacterales bacterium region ATGTGACTGCCGGCCCAGGCTGGACGTTCCTCAGCAATCACACCCACGTGCTGGTCGCGCTGGCTGCCGAACCTGACCTCACCCTGCGCGATATCGCCCAACGGGTCGGCATCACCGAGCGCGGCGTGATCCGCATCGTCGAGGAGCTGGAGCAGGGCGGCGTGTTGAGTCGCGAGCGCGAGGGCCGGCGGAACCGCTACGCGCTGAACCTCGACGCTTCGCTGCGGCATCCGCTGGAGCAGCACTGCCGGATCGGCGAGCTGCTGGATCTGATCTTGCGCCGATAGCTCTTCCCGGATAGCCACGCGCGGTGTGCTGGATCGAAGGCCGCAAACGCAGAAGGCCCCGCACGGCGGGGCCTTCTGCTGTCAAATCTGAGGCCAGCGATCAGTCGCCGCGACGCGAGGCCTGCTTGCGCTCGTTCTCGGTGCGGTGCTTCTTGCGCAGGCGGATCGCCACCGGGGTGATCTCGACCAGCTCGTCGTCGTCGATGAACTCCAACGCCTGCTCCAGCGAGAACTTGATCGGCGGGATCAGGCCTTCGTCGTGGTCCTTGCCGGAGGCGCGGAAGTTGGTCAGCTGCTTGCCGCGCAGGGCATTGACGGTGAGGTCGTTGTCCTTCGAGTGGATGCCGACGATCTGACCTTCGTAGATCTCTTCACCCGGGTCCAGGAACAGACGACCGCGCTCCTGCATCGCGATCTGCGCGTAGGCCGGCGACGGCCCGGTGCCGTTCGAGATCAGCACGCCGTTCTGGCGCTGACCGATGGTGCCTTCGGCCTTGGGGCCGTAGTGGTCGAACACATGGAACAGCAGGCCGGTGCCGGCGGTAATCGTGCGGAATTCGGTCTGGAAGCCGATCAGCCCGCGCGCCGGGATCATGAAGTCCATGCGCACGCGGCCCTTGCCGTCGGGCTCCATGTTCTGCAGCAGCGCCTTGCGCTCGCCCAGACGCGACATCACGCCGCCCTGGTACTGCTCTTCGAGGTCGACCACCAGGCTTTCGATCGGCTCCATGATCTGGCCGTCGACGTCCTTCAGGATCACTTCCGGGCGCGACACCGCCAGCTCGTAGCCCTCGCGGCGCATGGTTTCGATCAGGATCGACAGGTGCAGCTCGCCGCGGCCGCTGACCTTGAATTTGTCCGCGTCCTCGGTGTCCTCGACTTTCAGCGCGACGTTGTGCTGGGTCTCGCGGATCAGACGGTCGCGCAGCTGGCGGCTGGTCAGGAACTTGCCGCCGGAGCGCTCTTTCACGCCAGCAAACGGCGAGTCGTTGACCTGGAAGGTCATGCTGATGGTCGGCTCATCAACGGTCAGCACCGGCAGCTGCTCGGCGTTGCCCTGCTCGCAGACGGTCTCGGAGATGCCAAGGCCTTCGATGCCCGAAATGGCGATGATGTCGCCGGCCTGTGCCTCTTTGACTTCGTGCCGCTGCAGGCCGTGGAAGCCCAGCACCTGCAGCACCTTGCCGTTGCGGGGTTTGCCGTCGCGGTCGATCACGGTGACCGGCATGTTGGTGCGGATCTTGCCGCGCTGGACGCGGCCGACGCCGATGATGCCGACGTAGCTGTTGTAGTCGAGGCTGGTGATGCGCATCTGGAACGGCCCGTCCATGTTGACCGGCGGCGGCGCCACGTGCTTGATGATGGCCTCGAACAGCGGGGTCATGTCGCCGCCGCGTACGTCTTCCGTCAGGCCAGCGTAGCCGTTCAAACCGGAGGCATAGACCACCGGGAAATCAAGCTGCTCGTCGGTCGCACCGAGGCGGTCGAACAGATCGAAGGTCTGGTTCAGCACCCAGTCCGGGCGCGCACCGGGGCGGTCGACCTTGTTGATCACCACGATCGGCCTGAAGCCCATCGCAAACGCCTTCTGGGTGACGAAGCGAGTCTGCGGCATGGGCCCGTCCATGGCGTCGACCAGGATCAGCACCGAGTCCACCATCGACAGCACGCGCTCGACCTCGCCGCCGAAGTCGGCATGGCCCGGGGTGTCGACGATGTTGATGCGGTACTCCTCGCCGGCCGGCGAAGTCCAGCGGATCGCCGTGTTCTTGGAGAGGATGGTGATGCCGCGCTCCTTCTCCAGATCGTTCGAGTCCATCACGCGCTCGGCGACTTTCTCGCGCTCGCCGAAGGTGCCGGACTGCTTGAGCAGCTGGTCGACGAGGGTGGTCTTGCCGTGGTCGACGTGAGCGACGATGGCGATGTTGCGCAGGTTCTGGATCATGGGGCACGGCCTAGAGCGAGCCACGCAAGCGTCGCGGATCGCGGATGGAAAGAAGTGTTCGGGCAGGTCTCGCGCACACGCTGCGGCTGGCACTCGGCCAGGGCAAGCGGTTAGGGGGGACAACGCGCGCTCGGAAGACGCATGTGACCTGCCGCCCGCGGCCAGTCATCACTGGCGCTTGACGCGGCGCGGCATTATACCGGCCCGCGCCTGACAAGCCAGTTGCAGCGGGGCGGGATGGCTTATCCTTGCGGGCTGTCATTCATCGGGAGGTCCCCATGTCCGAGCTCATCGCCCACTTCGCCACCGCCAAAGGCCCCATCCGCGTGAAGCTGCACGCCGAGGCCTGCCCGGTCACCGTCGCCAATTTCGTGAACCTCGTGCAGCGCGGGTTCTACAACGGCCTGAGCTTCCACCGGGTGATTGCTGACTTCATGATCCAGGGCGGCTGCCCGGAGGGCAGCGGTCGCGGCGGCCCCGGCTACCGCTTCGAGGACGAGTGCACGCCGAGCCTGCGCCACGAGCGCGGGGTGCTGTCGATGGCCAATGCCGGCCCCGGCACCAACGGCAGCCAGTTCTTCATCACCCACGTGCCCTGCGGCTGGCTGGACGGCAAGCACACCGTGTTCGGCAAGGTGATCGATGCCGCCGATCAGAAGGTGGTGGATGCCATTGCTGGCGGCGACCGCATCGAGAGCGTGAGTATCGAGGGCCATGCTGCGGCGGTGTTGGCCGCGCAGGCCAAGCGCGTGGCCGAGTGGAATGCCATCCTGGACGCCCGTCGCCCCTGAGCTGCGCGAGCGCTTCTGGTGCCACAGGCGAAGCCCCGGGTCGCGCAGTGCCCCGGGGCTTCGCTGCATATGAGTCCCGGAAATGCGCGGCGAACCGGCTTTCGCGCTGCAGCTAGCCGCGCGGCCTAGAGAGAGTCCATCAAACCGGGCGACGGACGCGCCGGAAGGCGCGGCACCAGAGGGGCGGGGAATGGTGGGTCGTGAAGGATTCGAACCTTCGACCTACGGATTAAAAGTCCGCAGCTCTACCACTGAGCTAACGACCCGGGGATTCCCAGTTCAGAACACGAAGACGGCCTGGGCGTGCGCCCTGGCGTCAATCCTGCGCGGCAAGGCCGGCGAAGGGCCGCGCAGTGTAGTCAGGGGGCGACGCGGGCACAAGTTTGCGCCGAGCGCCGTCGGCCCGCCATTCATCCAAGGTAGCGCGTGGGATCGGCGACGCCTGCGGCCTCGAAGCCGGCCGCACGCAGCCGGCAGGCGTCGCAGTGACCGCAGGCACGGCCTTCGGCGTCGGCGCGGTAGCAGGACACGGTCTCACTGAAGTCCACGCCAAGCTCGATCCCGCGGCGGACGATGTCGGCCTTGCTCAGGTCGATCAGCGGCGCATGCACGCGCAGGCGTCGGCCCTCCACGCCGGCCTTGGTGGCCAGATTGCCCAGGCGCTCGAAGGCAGCGATGAATTCCGGGCGGCAATCGGGATAACCGGAGTAGTCCACCGCATTGACCCCGCAGAAAATGTCCTGCGCGCCCAGCACCTCGGCCCAGCCGAGCGCCGCGCTCAGCATGATGGTGTTGCGCGCCGGCACATAGGTGATCGGGATGCCCTCGCCGCCGTGTTCCGGCACCTCGATGTCATCCGTCAGCGCCGATCCGCCGATGCTGCGCAGGTCGATGTTGACGACCTTGTGCGCGACGGCGCCCAGCGACTTCGCCAGTTTCGCGGCTGCGGCCAGCTCGGACGTGTGGCGTTGGCCATAAGCCACGCTCAGTGCGTAGACCTCATGGCCCGCGGCGCGGGCGATGGCCAGCACGGTGGCGGAGTCCATGCCGCCGGAGAGGAGCACTACGGCTCGTGCTGGATTCATGGACGTTCAGCTCCTGTCATCGGGGCGATCGCAGATCGGAAAATCAAGGAATGGCGCAGCCATTGCCGTGGGCAAGTGTTGACGCCCAGCGGTGCCGAGTACTGCTCGATGTCGTTGCGTGCGGTCGCGAGGGAGGGAGTGGGCGGCCGGAACCCGCCCCTTGCGAATCCCAAATCCCGAATCCCCAATCCCGCGCGCGCAAGCGCGCTCAGCGACCCTGCGCCTCCCCCCACAGCTGCTTGTGCAGCTGCATTTGGAAGCGGATCGGCAGCTTCTCGGCCAGCAACCACTCGGCCAGTTCGGCCGGCTGCACCTGGCCGAAGCTCGGCGAGACCAGCACTTCGCAGCGCTCGTGCAGGCGGTGCTCGCGGCTGGTCCGCATGGCCCAATCGAAGTCAGCGCGGTCGCAGACCACGAACTTGATCTGGTCGGAGGGCTGCAGGTGGTCGAGGTTCTCCCAGCGGTTCTTCGCCAGTTCGCCCGAACCGGGCGTCTTCAAGTCGATGACCCGCTGCACGCGCAGATCCACCGGTGCGATGTCGATCGCGCCCGAGGTTTCCAGAGAGACGCTGTAGCCGACATCGCACAGGCGTTCGAGCAGGGTGAGGCAGCGCTTCTGCGCCAGCGGCTCGCCGCCGGTCACGCAGACGTGGCGCGCGCCGTGGCGAGCCACTTCGACGAGGATGTTCTCGATGTCCCACCATTCACCGCCGTGGAAGGCATAGGCGGTATCGCAGTAGCCGCAGCGCAGGGGACAGCCGGTCAGTCGCACGAACACCGTGGGCCAGCCCACGCTGCGCGATTCTCCCTGCAGGGACAGGAAGATCTCGGTGAGGCGGAGGCGGTCGCTCTGGGCGATGGGATTCGGGATTGGGGATTCGGGATTCACAGCGCTGTCGCTCGCACGACTGGGTAGCGGATTCGTGGCTGGGCGTTCCGTGCTCATCGGGCCCCGAACGAAAGGGCCTCGGCGAGATGGGCGAAGCGCGCCCTAGAGCGATAGTGGAAGCGGGCGAATGCCTAATCCCGAACCCCAAGACCGCCGGCTCTACCGGCGGTCTTCCAGCCGCATCGCCCGCAGTCGGCCCTGGGCCAGACGTGCGACGGTGGTGTCGGGGTATTGCTGCATCACCCGGTTCAGCGTGGCCTCGGCCTCGTTCCACTGGCGCAGCTCGTACTGGCAGTAGCCCAGCTTGAGCAGACCGTCAGGCGCTTTGGTGCTGTTCGGAAACTTGCGTAGCAGGGTCTGGAAAGCTTCCAGCGCGATTTCGTAGTTCTGGGTGACGTAGTAGGACTCGCCCAGCCAGTACTGCGCATTGGGCGCGTACTCGCCGTCGGGATACTGCTGCAGAAAGCTGTTGAAGCGACGCGCGGCTTCAGCGTAGCGGCCTTCCTTCAGCTCGTCGAAAGCGGCGTCGTAGGTGCGTCGCTCGTCTTCGGGATTGCCGCGCACGCTTTCAATCGCGGCCGGCGCGGTGTCGCTGCCGCCCAGAGCGGCCGTGCCCACCAGACCTTCGACCGGGGCGCGCACTTCCGGCTCTTCGAACGTGGTGGTGTCGGTGGGCGGTGCGCTTGGCTGCGATGCATCGCTGTCGAGAGCGATCTCATCCACCGGCGCGAGCGAATCGGCGCCAGCGCCAGCCTCCGGTTCGGACCCGGGTGCCGCCGCGCCGCCGCCCTCAAGACGGCCGATACGGCTGTCGAGGTCGAGGTACTGGTCGCGGTTGCGCTTGCTCAGGGCTTCGATCTCGAAGGCCTGCTGTTCGACCAGGCCGCGCAGCGAAGCGATCTCCGCCTGCAGCTCGCTGATCTGGTTCAGAAGCTGGATATTGGCCTGGGCCTGGTCACCCCCGGCCTGCTGCTGCTCCAAACGCGCGACGCGGTCGGCCAGCGACAGACGGGAACCTTGGGCGGCCACCGGAGCGGCAACGGCGACCCAGAGGGTCGCCGTTGCCAGGCAGCCTGCGAGGAGGCTGTACGCGCGCATCAGCGGGCGGTGTAGACGATCTCGACGCGACGGTTCTGGCCCCAGCAACCCTCGGCGGAATCGGTGCAGGTCGGACGCTCTTCGCCGTAGCTGACGACGGTCAGCTGGCTGGCGGAACCGCCGTTCGATAGCAGGGCGCCATTGACGGCATTGCCGCGGCGCTCGCCCAGACCCATGTTGTACTCGCGCGAGCCGCGCTCGTCGGCGTGGCCTTCCAGGGTGATGCGGGCCGACGGACGGTCGGTCAGGTACTTGGCGTGGCAGGCCAGGATCGAAGCGAACTCGGACTTGATATCCGACTTGTCGAAGTCGAAGTAGACAACGCGCTTGACCAGGCAGGGGTCACGGTCGAGGTCTTCCGGGGTGTACTTGCCGTCGGTGGCCGGCTGCGTCTGGGTGGTGGTCGGAGCGGTGGTGGTCTCTTCCGGCTTGACAGTCTCCTTCTTGGAGCAGGCAGCCAGGGCGGCCACGGTCGCGGCGGCGATCAACAGGCGGGTCATCGTGTTCATTGGAGCAGGGTCCTTGGGGTTGCGATCGGATGCAGTCTTATGGGTGCAGCGGTAACGGTGAGCCCATCCTCGAGCGGGGAACTTCGAATCACACGCTTTCCAGCGCTTGGACCCGGAGTGCAGCGCCAGCGCCGATCTCGCGACCGAATCCGGGCTGCTCCCGCCGTCCTTAGGCCTTGCGGCTTACGGACCATGCCCCACGACGTCCTGTCGTGAGGGTGGCGCAGACCTTGACGGCCACGCCAGGGTGAAACGCACTGAGCGCGTGCTGCGATCAGCGCTGCCGATACGGCGACCAGGCGGGCTCCCGGACGTCACCATCGGCGAGAACAAGACGCTGACGCACCCGCGCATCAGCCGACACAGCGTAGAGAACGCCACGACGACCCTCGCGGGCGGCGTACAGCAGCATGCTTCCGTTCGGGGCAAAGCTCGGCGACTCGTCCAGATTGCCGACCGACACCAGATTCTGGACGCCGGGGTTGCCCACGGTGCGGTCCAAAACCGCAATACGATAAACATTTCCCTGACCCTGCGCCATCGCCAGCTTCTTGCCCTCACAGCAGATCGTGGGGCGGGCGTTGTATTCGCCAAGGAAAGTCACCCGGCGGGCCTCGCCGCCGGACGCCGGCAGCTCATAGATCTGGGGCTTGCCGGCACGGTCGGAGGTGAAGAAGATCGAGCTGCCGTCCGGCGCCCAGGTAGGCTCGGTGTCGATGCCCCAGTGCTGGGTCAGTTGCGTCAGCTGCTTGCTGCCGAGGTCCATCACGTAGATCTCGGGGTTCCCTGTGCGCGACAGGGTCAGCGCCAGTTTGCTGCCGTCGGGCGAGAAGCTGGGCGCGCCGTTGATGCCGCGGTAGCTGGCCACCAGCTCACGCTGGCCGGTGCCGATGTCCTGGATGTAGATCGAGGAATTGCCGCGTTCGAAGCTCACATAGGCGATGCGACGGCCGTCGGGGCTCCAGGCCGGCGATAGCAGCGGCTCGCGCGAGCGCACCACCGGCTGCGGATTGAAGCCGTCGGCGTCGGCGACCATCAGCGCGTACTGCATTTCGCGGCCCAGGCCCGTCGCGGTCACGTAGGCGATCCGCGTCCAGAAGGCGCCACGCACCCCCAGGACACGTTCGTAGATCTGGTCGGAGATCTGATGGGAGACGTCACGCAGGCTGCCGGAGCGGCCGATCATGGCGAGTCCCAGCATGCGCTCCTGCTTGGCGACGTCAAGCAGTTCGAACTCGACGCGGTAGCCGCCGTCGGTGCCGTCCAGCACCCGACCCACGACCAGGAAGTCTTGCTTCAACAGACGCCAGGTGGCGTAGTTGACGTCAGCCGAGCGGATCGGCTTCTCGATGACGTCCTGCTCGGAAAGCGCACGGAACGAGCCGCTGCGGTTGAGATTGGAGCGGATCACCGCGCCGATGTCGGTTTCGGGCGCTGCGCCCGCGCCCAGGTACTCGAAGGGCACGATGGCGATCGGCAGCGCCGCTGCATTGCCATCGACGATGTCGATCTCCAGCCGCTGCGCCTGCGCGGTGGACAGAGCCAACAGAGCGCAGGCGGCGATCAGCAGGGCAGCGATGCGGGGCAGCGTCGGGGTCATGTCGGGCCTGGAGTGCGATGGGCGCAGCCGCGGGCCAGCGGGCCTCGAAAGGCGACTGGAACCGAGGGTTAGCGTGAAGCGCGAACATTACACCAGGGGCCGCCGCGAAGCTGAACGGAGGCCCCCGTGCGGATGAGCTTCCGGCGCTGGGCCTTCAACCGTCGAAGCGGAACGTGAAGCGAACCTGGCGGGTGAACACCGACTGGAAGCCCTCGTAAGGCAGCGGATTCGCCTTCATCACCGCGGCTTCGATCGAACGGCGGGTCAGTTCGTCGGCGTTGCAGGGCGAAGCGACCGAAGCGCTGATCACCTCTCCGCCTGGAATCTGGACGATGTCGACCGTGCAGCGGATGCCGGCTTGGGCGGTTTCGGGGCGTAGCCAGTTGCGCTGCACGCTTTGCTGGATTGCGACTTGATACCGCCCCAGCAGGCTGTCATCGGTGCCGCGATTGCCCACCTCCGCCACGTTCTGCGTCGCCGGCTGTTCGCGATCCGAATTGCCCGGACGGTTCTGCGCGTTCTGCTGATTGCGCCTGTCTTCCAGCTGCTTCAGTCGCTCCTCTTCGATCCGGCGCTGGCGTTCAGCGGCCTCGCGCTGCTGGCGGATCTTGTCGAGCTCGGCTTGCTGCTCGCGCTGCTGCTGCTCGCGCAGGCGCTGCAGGCGCTGGGCTTCTTCCTGCGCCTGCTGCTCAAGCAGCACCTGCTCCTGGCGGCGCTTCTCGCGCTGTTCCTGCTCCAGCCGCTCGGCTTCGGCCAGCGCGTTGCGCGCGGCCCTTTCGGCATCTTCGGTATCAGGCGTGGGCACCGGCGCCTGCGGTGCGGCCTGCGGCGGGGCTTCGGCTGTCTGCGGGCTGGGCGAAGGCGTCGGCTGCGGTGCAGGCGCGATCTCGCGCTCGGCCTGGCGCGCGGGACGAGGCGGTGTCGGTGCGGACGGCTGCGCACCGCCCATCACCAGGGTCGCAGTGATCGGTTCGCCGCGGACCGACGGCGACTCTGGCGGCTTCTGCCACAGCATGCCGACGAACAGCAGGCCGAACAGGGCCAGATGCAGGCTGATCGCCAGCACCAGTGAGACCAGCTTGTCCTCGCGGGTTTCCATTGCGCGTCTGGCGGCCCTGTCAGTTCGCCTCGGGCTTGCTCATCAGCCCGACCTTGGTGACGCCGGCCTGCTGCAGCAGCACCATGCCCTGATAGACGGTGCCGTAGTCGGTGCGGCGGTCGCCTGCCACCATCACCTGCACTTCGGGGTTGTTGCGCACGAAGGCGCCGACCTTGGCGACCAGACTCTCCGCGTCGATCTCCTCGGCAGCGGCGCCCTGCAGGGTGAGGAAGAAGCGGCCGTCGGAGGAGACCTCGACGATGATCGGGTCCTTCTGCGTCTCGACCGGGCGCGCGTTCGACTCAGGCAGTTCGATTTCCACGCCCAGGTTCAACAGCGGCGCGGTGACCATGAAGATGATCAACAGCACGAGCATCACGTCGATGTAGGGGACGACGTTGATCTCGTTTTTCAGCTTGCGCTTGGTGCGCTTGCGCATGGCGATGGATGCTCCGGGGCCGCGCGATCAGTCGTCGACGTGGGCGTGACGCTGCAGGATGGTCGAGAACTCTTCGGCGAAGGTCTCGTAGCGCGTGTGGATGCGCTCGACGCGGGTGGCGTAGCGGTTGTAGGCCCACACCGCCGGGATCGCCGCGAACAGGCCCATGGCGGTGGCGATCAGGGCCTCGGCGATGCCGGGGGCGACCGTGGCGATGGTGGCCTCCTTGACGTCGGCCAGGCCGATGAAGCTGATCATGATGCCCCAGACCGTGCCGAACAGGCCGACGTAGGGGCTGATCGAGCCCACGTTGGCGAGGTACTCGAGGTTGTGCTCCAGCGAGTCCATCTCGCGCGACAGGGCCGTGCGCATGGCGCGCTGCGCGCCCTCGAGCTGGGTACGGTTGTCCATGCCCTTCTTCTGGCGCAGCCGCGCGAACTCGCGGAAGCCCGCCTCGAAGATCGCCGAAAGGCCACTGGCGCGCTCATCCTGGTTGCCCAGCTCGCGCATCAGCGCGCTCATGTCGGTGCCCGACCAGAAGCGCTCCTCAAAAGCGTCGGCCCCCTTGAAGGCGCGGTCGAGTACGCGCTTCTTCATGAGGATGATCACCCACGACGAAATCGAACCCAGCACGAGCAGCAGCATGACGAGCTGCACCGGCAGGCTGGCGTGCAGGATCAGATCCAGCACGTTGATGTTTTGCGAGATGGGCATGGTGGCGGTGTGCTCCGTAGCCTTCAGAACAGGGAATGGGTTTCTACGTCGGTGAACAGATCGTCGGGCAGTGGCTGCGGCCGGAAGCTGCTGGCCACCAGACACACCGCGCGCACTTCGGCGCGCAGCACCAGTTCGTCGCTGCGCCAGATGCCTTGCTCGAACACCAGGCTGGCGCCGCGCCGCGACTTCATCGAGGTGCGCACTGTGAGTTCATCGTCCAGCCGTGCCGCGCGCAGAAAATCGAGCTGCATCGCGCGGATCGCGAACAGCAGGTCGCGGTCCGTCGCGAGCGCCTGCTGGTGGATGCCCAGCGCGCGCAGCCATTCGCTGCGGCCGCGCTCCAGGAATCGAACGTAGCTGGCATGGTAGACCACCCCGCCAGCGTCGGTATCTTCCCAGTAAACCCGCACGGGCCAGCTGAATTCGCGTTGAATGTTTCCGCCGCTGGACGTCTGCATCAGTCGCCCGAGAACAGATCGGGCGGTGGGCCGCCCTGGGGTTTCAGGCCCAGCATCTTCCAGGTGCGGCTGGTGGCCATGCGGCCGCGCGCGGTGCGCACCAGATAGCCCTGCTGGATCAGATAGGGTTCGACCACGTCCTCGATGGTGCCGCGGTCTTCGCTGAGCGCGGCGGCCAGCGACTCCACGCCAACCGGGCCGCCGTCGAAGCTTTCGACAATCGTCTTCAGCAGGCGACGATCGAGATCGTCGAAGCCCTCGGCGTCGACCTTGACCATGGCCATGGCGGCCTGCGCGGCCTCCAGCGTGATCACGCCTTCGGCGCGCACCTGGGCGAAGTCGCGGGCGCGCCGCAACAGGCGGTTGGCGATGCGCGGGGTGCCGCGCGATCTGCGCGCGATCTCGGCGGCGCCTTCCGGCGCGCACTGGATGTTGAGGATGCGCGCCGAGCGCCGCACGATCGCGGTGAGCTCCTCCGGCGAGTAGAACTCCAGGCGCTGGACGATGCCGAAGCGGTCGCGCAGCGGACTGGTGAGCAGGCCCGCGCGCGTGGTCGCACCGATCAGGGTGAAGGGCGGCAGGTCGAGCTTGATCGAGCGCGCCGCCGGGCCCTCGCCGATCATGATGTCGATCTGGTAGTCCTCCATCGCCGGATAGAGGATTTCCTCGACCACCGGCGAGAGCCGATGGATCTCGTCGATGAACAGCACGTCGTGCGGCTGCAGATTGGTCAGCAGGGCCGCGAGGTCGCCGGCGCGTTCGATCACCGGCCCCGAGGTCTGCCGCAGATTCACGCCCAGCTCGTTGGCGATCACATGGCTGAGCGTGGTCTTGCCCAAGCCCGGCGGCCCGAAGATCAGCACGTGATCCATGGCTTCGCCGCGCTTCTTCGCCGCCTCGATGTAGATCTTCATCTGCTCCCGCACCGGCAGCTGCCCGAGATAGTCATCGAGCACGCGCGGCCGGATCGAAGCCTCAAGCCGGGCTTCGTCGAGGGATTCCTCGGGGGAGACGATTCTTTCGGTCACTTGGGGGCGGGGATTGGGGATTCGGGAGTGGGGATTCGCGGCCGGCGGGGTGCAGGCTGCTGGGGTCCCTTATGCAGCGCGGCAGTTTACGGGGTTGGGGGGAAGAGCGGAGCGTTCGGTCGGCGGGCCTCGCGGGCGCAGGCAGCAGCGCCGGGCTCCGCTTCGGAGTGTTCTCCCGCTGGGAGGAGGGCTCGCAGCCCAAAGTCACCGATCTGAGCCCCTCTCCCGCCGGGAGAGGGGTTGGGGTGAGGGGCAGGGCGGAGCGGTGCATCGCAGGGTCACGAACCTGAGCCCCTCTCCGCGTGGAGCGAAGCGGCCCGCTCGTGGGCTGCCGGCGGCAGCCCACGGGCCGATGAGCGCGAGCGACGCGAAGGACGGGGTTGGGGTGAGGGCTGGGTGTCCTCAACGGGTGCTTGGAGACGCCCATGAGGATGTCTGGCCCGTGGTGTGGAGCTTGTGCTCCGCCCGGACCCTCTCCCCAACCCCTCTCCCACCGGGAGAGGGGCGCAAACTCCAGTTCCGACCTCAATTCCAGGCCCCAGAACTGCTCAACTTCAGCCACTGCAGTCCGTAGCCTGCGATCTCACCCCGCGGCAGCGGCAGGTGCCCGAAAACGAATCCCCACTCCCACATCCCAGGCTCTCAAGTCCGCAGCGCGGACTTGAGAGCCTTGCGAATGATCGCCTCGGCTGTATCGCCTTCCTCGCGTGCCTTCTCGGCCATGCGCTGGGCTTCCACGCCCTTGTAGCCCAGCTGCTGCAGGGCCACGATCGCCTCGCTCAAGGGGTCAGCGGGTACTGCGGCACCCGGCGTCGGCACGAAGCTCAGGCCGCTGCCGCCCATGTTCGAGGCCTTGTCGCGCAGCTCGACCAGCATGCGCTCGGCGGTCTTCTTGCCGATGCCGGGAATGCGCGTGAGTGCGGTGACGTCGCCGGCTTGCAGCAGGCGCGCGAACTCGTCCACCGACACGCCCGAGAGCACGGCCAGCGCGATCTTGGCGCCGATGCCAGTGACCTTCTGCAGCTCGCGGAACAGCCGGCGCTCGCCGTCCTTCAGGAACCCGTAGAGCGAAACCGAGTCTTCCTTCTGCGCGTAGTGGGTGAACAGGCTGACCTCGCGGCCGACCTCGGGCAGGTCATAGAAGGTGCTCATCGGCGCCTCCAGCTCGTAGCCGACGCCGTGCACGTCGACCACGATCTGCGGAGGGGCCTTGTGGATCAGGGTGCCGCGCAAGCGACCGATCATCGTCTGCTGCCTCGACGTCGAATGAGTTGGGAAGCCGCCACGCCGGTGCGGGCGGCCAGGGTCCGGGTATGCGCGTGGGTGATCGCTACCGCCAGCGCGTCGGCGGCGTCGGCCTGCAGTTTGCCGTCGATGCCGAGCAGCACGCCGACCATGTGCTGCACCTGGGTCTTGTCGGCGGCACCGCGGCCGACCACGGCGCCCTTGATCTGCATGGGCGAGTACTCGTGCACGCCGATATCGCGCGCCACCACGGCGCAGATCGCCGCGCCTCTCGCCTGGCCCAGCTTCAGCGCCGAGTCCGGATTGCGCGACAGGAACACGCGCTCGATCGCGACCTCATGCGGGGCGAAGCGATCGATCAGCGACCACAGGCCGTCGAGAATCCCGCGCAGGCGCTTCGGGAACTCGTCCTCCAGTCCCACGTGAAGCGCCTCGTGATGCACATGCACGCAGCGGCCGGTGCTGTCGGCATCCACAATGCCGACGCCGGTGCGGACCGAGCCGGGGTCGATGCCGAGGATACGGGTGCTCACGCCGCGGCCTGCTCGGCCGCGCCGGGATTGGGGATTGGGGATTCGGGATTCGCAGCCTGCCCGCGTTTCGCGTTCTGGGCCCGAGGCGTGGTGCG contains the following coding sequences:
- the ruvC gene encoding crossover junction endodeoxyribonuclease RuvC, with the translated sequence MSTRILGIDPGSVRTGVGIVDADSTGRCVHVHHEALHVGLEDEFPKRLRGILDGLWSLIDRFAPHEVAIERVFLSRNPDSALKLGQARGAAICAVVARDIGVHEYSPMQIKGAVVGRGAADKTQVQHMVGVLLGIDGKLQADAADALAVAITHAHTRTLAARTGVAASQLIRRRGSRR